The following DNA comes from Cytophagales bacterium.
TGTAAAATATGCCAGGAAAGGATTCCAACAAGCGTAAATTCATGGATCGTTGCTGCGAGATGATCGTTTGCGCATTTTTGATCTCATTCATGTATCGCATGGCCAGCAAGCGCATGAGGTCACCTTTCTTTTCAACTTGCCTGGCTGGTTTTTTGGTCTGTTCCCGAAGTAATTGTTCCAGCATGGCCTTTTCCTCTTTCTTGCGACTGCTGACATCCCGCATGGTAGCGACGCGTATCGGTTTGCCATCCCACTTGGTTTCGTAGGCTTCAACTAAAATGGGGATTTTTTTACCCCCTTTTCTTAATCCTAATACCTCGTAAGGTTCGGCGCCTGATTGAGCAATATTTTTCACGACAATATCGCGGTGTTCCGGAGCGACGAGGAATAAAACGTCTTTCCCGATCAACTCATCACGATCATACCCGAAGAGGCGCTCCATGGCTACATTGACATCTACGCAGACCCCTGCCTTATGGATCAGCACACCCTCAACGGATAAATTGACCAATTTGTAATACCGGTCAAGTTTGGCTTCAATTTGCTCTTTTTCTGATAGTGTCGATGGCATGGTTGTCGGTGAGAATGACTTAAGGAATCTGGTTGGATAGCTGGTCGATTCGCTTGAAGATTGCCGGGCCTAGTTCGAAGCGAGCTTCGGAGGCCTCCGCCAACAGCCCTTTGGCTTTTCCAATATCCTTGGTCTTTAAATAGATCTCACTACCGTGATATTGGATGAGAGGTTCCGTGGTTTTCTTGAACAGGTGGTTTTCATAAATCATCTTCGCACTGTCAAACTTGCCCGCTTGATACAGACTCCAACTCAGTCCATCGTAGGCCTCCAAGGTTGGGCGATTTTCGACTTCTTTTCGGGCCATTTGGCATGCTTTGAGATGATTGCCAAGGTGTTCTCCTTCTATCTCGATCAGTTTTGGACCATACCATAATTGATACTTCGGCTGTCGGGCAATGTCGTAGAAATCCTTGATCCTTCGATGATACCTTTGATCTCCCTGATCTTTATATAGTTGCGCCAATTCCCATAGCAGATCGGGTGTTGATTTTACATTTAAAGTTGAAAGAATCCGTTCGTAAAGTACCTGATTATTGTCATGGGAATAGGCAATCCAGGCGATGTTCAGCCAGGCATACTCCTGAGAAGGATCTAATTGGAGCGCTAACATAAACTGCTTATAGGCTGACGCAATAGCTCCACTATGCGTTAGATATTCTCCGTAAATCGTTTTAGTCCAGGCTTTTAAGGTAGGGTTGGTGCTTTTCATGGCCATGCTATCCGCTTTTGCCATCAATTCAAGGGTGCGGTCCAGACGTCCGAGATAATCGAATAACTTGGCTTGTCTGATGATCACATCAAAACCATGATTGGATTTAGAAATTTGCACTAATAACCTTTGGGCGTCTTCGTATTTTCCAAGTTCCATCAGCACGTCAAAAAACTGCAATTGAAACCCCAGGTTACGAGGTTGTTCATTTAGACGTTCAACGCAAAGCCTTTCAGCATCCTGGAAGCGATGCAATTTGATGAGGTTGGCGATTTGATCCTGGTAAATGTTGTTCGTCTTCCAGCCATTTCTCAAACCGATGGCTTGTTTTAAGTATTGATTACTGGAGTCTATGTCTTCTATGTCTCCCTTTAACCGGAATCGTTCGTCAAGAGCGGATGATATTTTTTCGGCGTAGAGAAAGCCGCTTGGGTTTTGAGCCAATTTAGACTTCCAAAACTTCAAGTCTTTTTCAATAATGGCCAATTCTTCTGATATGTGAGTAGGATACTCTTCAAGAAGAGTAGTGATCTGGGTAGGCTTTACGACCAACTCATCTGTGATTCCGTTGCAATTAAACAGTGTTCCCGCGATGAACGCATAAATTAAAAATTTCATATCAATGCAATGAAGGAAAGGACAAGCCCGAATGGACCTGCCCTTTCAATTGAAAAAACCAAAAATCAACCTAGTGTGGTGTTGCCAGATAAGGGAATGTATTCAGGAATTCCTTATCGTTTGCTTGAACATTGTCACTGATCAAGCCTGGCACGAGTTCATTGCCGGTATTTCCATCGCCAAAAAACGCCAGAATCAAAGTGACATCAATAACGTCATCTTGCAGCCGTCTTCCATTCAACACATTATTAAAAAGCTCAATATTGCCCAGGTCAGAAGGCCCATAAGTAGAAGAAGCTTCTTTATTACAATTCAATACATCCACAGAAAGGACTGAAGCGGTGGTTTCATTGTCCAACCCTAATACATTGGTGTATGCTGCAGCGTCTAAACCGATGTAGGTTTGAAGGGTATTAAGAATTCCCTTAAAATGTTCGGCATTTGCAGATCCTTCAGAAGGGACCAACTTATTGTATGCATCTTTATCTTCATCGCTGAAGAAGTTGAAGACGGTATTGATACCGGGACGACCCATGATGTCTTCCTGAGCATAAGACACGTTGCTAATGACTACCGCAAGTTCATCGGTGCTGTTCACTCCACCTGTTGTAACAGTCAGCAAAACGTCATATGTGCCCACTTCTGTGGCTCGGAAAGATGCAGTCGCCATCGTAGCATCATTAACATTAACAGATGCACCGCTAGGAGACGTCACTTCCCACTGATAAGATAGTGTGGTTCCTTCCGTTCCACTGCCATCTAGCATGATCAATGATTCAATCGTACCTGTAAGGTCCGAGCCGGCGTTGGCTTCAATTTGAATTGTATCGTTATCATCTTTACAACTGAATGCAACGATACATACCAAAACAGCAAAAAATATTTGTCTGAATTTCATAATAGGTCTTTTATTTTAAATGCTTTTGTTGGATGTTAACCAGGTGTTGAATTTCGTGACTGAGCTACCTCCAATTAGGTCTTTTGGTAATTCGATAACAAATGACAGAACATTGGTTCCTGCAAATGCATCCTGACCAGGATTGTCAAATGCAGTTGGTGGGTTTTCAGCACCGCCAACTCCCTGTACAATAGCTACGAACTTAAAAAAGTCCATGAAAAAGGAATCATCTCTTGGTCCTGCAAACAGTTTCATACCATTAGCTGAAGAAACAATCGCAGTTTCACCGTAGGGAGTGACATCTCCTTCCACCCGCATCGTCGTACTTACCACAGAAGAGTTGTTTCCTGTAGATGTAGGAGCGACTGGACCTAAAGCGATTACTTTATCATCTCTGAACAATACTTGAATCACCAAGTCTTCAACATTGTCTTCGTTCGTGTCAATGTTGATTTCATACATTACGTTCTCATCGAAACTAGCGTCAGCAGTAGCCTCAGGCCCCAGGAATCCATTTACGTTCCCAACAAAAACATAATTATCTTCATCGCTGGGACTCTGGAATGCGTAAAAATCGGTAATATCTACACTGGCACTACCCGTGGTAAGTGACCCCACAGCAGGTGCATCGATGTGGTCTGCAGCCATCACATAGATACCTACTGATAGCGCAAACAATCCCATTAACCCTAAAAATTTTTTCATAGTTTACTCTTAAAATTTAAATACAGCAGCAGATACGAGAATGGTAGTGCCTACAGATTTATGGTGATTAAAATTTTGTTTCAATAACTCCTCCAGACACAATTATTTTATCTAATGTTGGCTTCCTGCTCCCCCCAATGGGTTCTATGGTAATCGCGTATTGTCCCGTTCCGGTATATCTGGTTAAAGAAGACATGGCCCCTGTACTTTGAAGAGGAATCACACCGGAATTCATGGTTTGGCCCTGAACAATACTCCAGAGTTGATATTGTTGATTTTCTGGGGGGCTCGGCAAATACGAGGTACACACCAATAGCTCGTTTTGTCCGGTATAAACCCAGGCATATTGTTGTTCATCATTTGCAGTGACAAGCCTTGTCCTTTGGATGGCCAAGTTGTTGGCCTGTTTCAGCTGTCTGGCCAACTCTTCATTTTGAGATCGTAGTTGAGTGAGTTCGAAATTGGTCCCACGAGCTATTTCATTCAAATCAGATCGAGTGTTGAGATACAAGCTAAGTACGAGCGCCAGGAAAAGGAACATCATTGCGGCCGAAGCATAGGCCAGTAGCTGAGGACGGGGGATTGAGGGCTTCTTGGACAAACGTGCCCCCCCACTAATCACTTTAGCCTGGATTAATGGCCCCAGTCCTACAGGAGGTTTAACCCCATAGCTGAAGGACAAATGCTTCAACGTTTGCTCAATTCTTTGAATTTCACGTTTGACCCGAGGATGTATCTGTGCCATACGAAATACTTCTTCGGCCTGGTCTTCAGGCAACAAGCCCATGGCATATTCCTCGAGAATGCCGGACTTGATATAATCATCTAAATTGAGCATCAATAATATCTACGGTGGTTGATCAGCCATTGGATTTAAAGGATACCATAAAGTTTTCTTAACTTGATAAGCCCGCCTCGGATCCGAGATTTGACCGTACCCAATGGGATGGCAAACTCTTTGGAAATATCTTCGCTGGTAAATCCCTGAAAGTACATCAAGTCCAAAACCATGGATTGCGTTTCCGGGAGCTGATTGAGTATGTCATTGGTGAATAAGTGCATCTCTTCTCCGCCCAGTCGATTGTCCATCTGTTCATCTTCTTGTTCGAAAGTACTGGTGACAGACCTTTTGAAATATTCTGAGGATCTCATCCGGTCTATGGTCAGGTTTCGAGCAATGTTGAACATCCAGGTGTACAGCGCTCCTTTCTTTGGATCATATCGATGAATATTCATCCAGATCTTCATAAAGGTATCTTGTAAGATCTCTTCAGCTAAAAGCCGATCTCCGATCACTTTATAGATGGACCCAAAGAGGGCTTTCGAATAATCTGAGTATAAATTGGCAAAGGCATCCGTATCACCTTCCGCAATTGAACCTAACAGGTCTGCATCTCTATCTCTTTTCGTGGCAGCGATTGGCATAAGTATTCTTTTTTGGCATCCTTATTGAATACTTTGTGCCAAGGAGGGGATTTAGTTGAAATACATGATCTAACTACCTCATATTCAGTTATTTAATTTCTATAATTACGTTTATGATAACGGCCATTCATTTTTGACATATCAATAATTTTTGACATATCAAAAACGATTATGGAAGCATCCCATGCTTTTTTAACCTGGAGTAAAGCGTATTCTGATTGACCTCAAGCAGTTTGGCAGCCCCATCTGGGCCACTGATTTTACCATGTGTCATTTCAAGAATTTCCTTCAGGTAATCCTTCTCCATTTGTTCCAATGATTTCACTTGCCTCGAAGGGATCATTTTCGATTTAGGTAACCATGCGCCCGCATCAATCACTTTTCCAGTTGATAGGATGACTGCTCGCTCCATGATATTTTCTAATTCACGCACATTACCTGGCCATGTATATTGCTGCAAGGCTTCCATGGCTTTTTTAGAAATGCGATCAATCTCCTTTCCTGATTTGCGCGAGTATTTGTCGATGAAATATCGGACTAACGGGGGTATATCTTCTGGTCGATCCCTAAGTGCGATGGTTGGCAAGGGAAAAACATTGATCCGATAGTAGAGGTCTTCCCGAAATTTCCCTTCTGCCACTTCCTCTTCCAGGTTCTTGTTAGTCGCAGCAATGATCCGGACATCCACCTTGACGGTGGTTGTTCCACCTACACGTTCGAATTCACGTTCCTGGAGGACACGTAGCAATTTCACTTGTATCGAAGGGGGTAATTCTCCTATTTCATCCAGAAATAATGTTCCTCCGTTGGCGAGTTCGAAACGACCCATTTTTTGTTGTAAAGCACCGGTAAAAGATCCTTTTTCATGACCAAACAGCTCGCTTTCGATCAAACTTTCCGGCAATGAGGCACAATTCACTTTGATCATCGCTCTTGATCGTCGATTGCTCAGGTTATGGATTGCACGGGCCATGAGTTCTTTACCTGTACCGGATTCACCTGTAATCAGCACAGTCGCATCTGTTTCGCTTACTTGCCTGGCCTGCAACAGGACTTCCTGCAGTTGCGGGTTTTCGGTAATGATGTTAGCGACATCAAAATCTATTTTGACCTCTTTTCTCAGATAAATGTTTTCTTGCTGCAATTGATCCCGGAGTTGTCTTACTTCTTCCAGTGATTCCAGGATCTCTTTTTCACGCTTTTTTCGTTCAGTGATGTCTCGAACAATGGAAACCCGATATTCCTGACCTTCGAAATTGAAAACATTATTGGTGATTTCAACCGGGACCATTTCTCCATTTTTTCGCCGGTGTTCTGTTTCAAACGTGAAAGTCCCTTTTTCCTTGGTGATTTTCCAGTACTCTTTTGATTTCTGTTCGTTAAAATCAGGATTGATATCCTTGCCGGAAAGACCAGCTAATTCATCAATTTCATAGCCCAACATATTAGCTGCTCCAGGATTGGCCTGAATGAATTTTGCGTTTGCATCGATCCAATAGATGCCATCCGAAACGCTTTTTAAAGTAAAATCGGCAAATCGAAATTGTTGTTGCTTTTCGCGCCGATCCGTAATATCCATCACGGTCCCGAACAAATGTGTCAACTCTCCAGTCGAATCATAGTGAGGCTTCCCAATGGCATTTACATACTTGTATTTTCCAAGCTTGGTCTTGATACGACAATCCACCACATATTCCTTACCCGTAGCTATGGCCTGATTGATAATGGACTCAATTTCTTCTTTTTCTTCGGGTGTCGCATGATCAAATACTTTGTCCAGTGTAGGAACGTCACTTTGAAGATCCATGTCATAAATATTGTACACTTCTTCAGACCACCAGACTTGATTGGCTTTAATGTCATATTCCCAAATACCCAGACTGGATAGCGAAATTGCTCTGCTTAGCCGCTTTAGCTTGCCTTCCGCAGAATCGTCCTCATTTTCGGAATCAATTTTTGACACCCTCTTATCAATTTTAACCAATTGATTGTCAAGATAATGAGGAGTCAAAGACTTAGCGAAATAAATATTCAAAAATACCAGTGATGATCTCGCTCGCACCGATGTATATGCCTACGCCATACGTGATATGGTGAACGGTCAAGTGACGGATCACGAAAGGGAGTCCGCTCACATTGATAAATGAAAAAGAACAAGCGGTGACGAATCCTCCAAGAACCATGAATATTAAATTGTCGGTGAGAATCAACGTCAGCAACCCTGCGAAGAGGCTGCAAAAGCTGATCACAATGACTGTACCCAATGGCTTGGAACTGACATATTTTGCAATGGCGAATCCAATAAATGCAGAGATCCCTAACAATCCAAATGATATGTACTGCCCCCAATTTCCCAATTCAGGATGACGCTTTTCCATAATTTCAGGGACAAATTCAATCAGAAATGCCTTGGCCATGCCAAGGACTAGTCCAATGACCAGAATGGCCAGGTAAGACAAATAGGTTTGTCTTTTCCCGTCATGCGTAGCCAAAAGCTCTTGTTTCCTTTGAAGGACTTCATCAGAAGAAACGATATGAAATACAATCCCCGCTCCGGCGATAAGGACCCCACCTACTACGAAGGTTAAAGTATCGCCGAAAAACGAGACTAAGCCGACGATAACAGGTTCCAGCGCATACAGCAATTCGGTGATCAGGAACAAAAAGCCCATGACGATGGGTAGTTTTTGGGCAGGTGCGAATGCCTCAATCATTGAATTGGCTGGGCTGATGAATAAATTCATCGATATCAACCAAAGCACGATCATAAAAGGTAACAGCGTTTTGATGTCCATCAGGTGGTGGGTGCTGATCAACGTGGCCACGACCATGAAAATCATCGCCGTAGCTCCCACCCCAATCGTGAAGACAATCAAGTATTTTCCATTTCTTCTCAGGACATAATCAGAAAGCCATCCGGCAAATGGAGGTATAATCACAAGAATGATCGCTTTGGAAATCACCAGAAAATCCAAGAGGTGTGTGATCTCCATTTTTTCCATCAGGACTGGTTGGTACTCGTGATAGGCAATCCAGCTAATGACTACTGCGGCATTTAATAGCGCAAGACTATATACCTCACGCCATTTCAAAATATCGGTTTTGGGTAGAAGTGTATCAATGGAACTATTCATCGCCATCTTTTTCAGGCATTTACGAGATCATGGTAGCAAAAAGATTAGATCTGATGTTTGTACCATTCACCCGCCATGAATATCGCCATCTGCACGATATTGAGTTTGGTCCTGTGCGCCACGGTGATTGCTCAACAAAAAGAAATCGATAGTATCAAGCAGGTACTTCCTGCGTAGGGGTCGTTAGATCAGACCCTATACTGGCATGACCTATAACTTAAGCGGGCTTTTGAATAAATGATATCAGGGTCTGATAATACTTAAGCTTGAGGCTTAACCATAAGTCACGAGTCCAACTGACGGTTTTTCGTTGTTTTTCAAACACACCAAAATATCTCCTGAAATATAATTTCAAAGCAATGTGCTTCAATAAAGGTAAGGTGGCCTGACCATTAGAATTCAGCTTTAAGGATCGCTGATGCAGCACATTGACATTTAGCTCGAGACTGATTTTCTTGTCAAATTTGCCCTGATCCTTGAGCATCACTTTGATTTCTTCTACGCAAGACTGGGCCTCTTTGACGTGTATTAAACATTCCTCCAGAGACGTCAACCCTGCATCCAATTGAGTAACTAATCGGCACTTGAATTTCGTACAGACGTGAGGTTTATCCGGCGTGTTGTAAATGCTACATTTGTTCCCGATATGGTGAACGCATGGAAGCCTGAAAGCCTGAGCGTCATTGTGAATCAATTCATCAGCTGTTATTTCAAACGACTCAGCCTCTCGGGAGATAACAGAGAAGATGGCCCCATTACAACAAAGTCCGCAACTTAGGCACAAAGTTACTTGTTGAGAATCTACGCCCATCTTCTTTGAGAGATCTTCATGAATAAAGCGCTTCTCTGTAATCCTTGAGTTTCTGGAATTTAGATAAGCACTTCTTGGAGTTTAATTGCGCTTTGATATGATCAGGTGGGCGTTGCGATTAAAACAATCCTTTTACCCAGCTGCAAACATCATCCCACCAGGTTGGATCACTGGTGACTTCTTCAGTACCTGCCACTGATGAAGACTTGGCTGATATCCTTACATCTCCACCGACACTTGCTCCGATCAGGAAACAAACTAATACAATAAATCCGACTAATTTTTTCATGCTAATTGTTACTTTAATTAATAAAAATAAAGAAAATAACATCTACATGAATGAAACCTCTGGGAATTTAAATACCGATTTCCTCAAGCTCATTGGAATTATTACGATGGTAATTGACCACTTTGGAAAGGTATTTTATGAGGATAACATTTGGTTTCAATTGATCGGCAGAATTACCTTTCCCATATTCGCTTACTGCCTGGTCATTGGATTTTTAAGGACCAAAGATTTATCAAGATACTTTTTGCGTCTTTTTACTTTTTCAGTGATTTCACAGCCGATATATACATGGTTATTTGGGTATCCCTGGTCCGATCTGAACATATTCTTTACCCTAATTTTAGGGCTGTTTTCAATTCATGGAATTCGAAGTAAACAATGGGTCTTAGTTGCCATCGCCCATCTTGTGCCCATATTTCTTAAAATAGATTACGGTGTTGCAGGCATTGTATTGATTGACTTGATCTATGTCTTTAGAAAATCAAGAACATGGTCCATTATATGGCTTATTGTGCTCTTTGTTTCGCAACTATTCATCAATATAACTGAGATTTTACAGCATCTTATGCTCCATCAGGAACTCGTCATTGAGCCTAACCCCAGTCTCAATGTGTTTGGATTACTAAGTATCCCGTTATTGTACATACACATCAACTTAAGAATCACCGTAAAACGATCTGTTTTTTATGTCTTCTATCCACTTCATCTTTTTGTACTGCTCATCATGAAAAACTTATACAATCTACTTAGCTAAAGATTTTGCAGATCAGACTCACATCACCAGTAACAGTCAGTTATTTTTAAGGATGTAAAAAGGTCCCACATGAAAAAGTATCAACTTGTTCTTCTTGTTTTAGTCGTGATCTTTTTTGACGCGATAAGTCAAAGTCCATTTCAAAAAGCTGCTAATCTGACGGGTCAGGAGTTTGTAGATTATGTTAATGAAAATTATTATCAACTCTATAGCACCAACTTTGATAGTGCCATCCTATTAACCCATGAGGCCAAAAGTATCAGCCTGGAAAATGGATGGGTTGAAAAAGCGGCTTACGCTAGTTTGTATAATGGCGTGATCAATTTCTTGAGAGGTGATTATGAAAAAGCAATCTCTTCGTATCAATACGCTGAGAAAACATTCGATTCTTTAAACAACACCAGTGGACTGGCCAGAACGCATAATGAAATGGCGGTTTATTTCCATAAAAATGGGCAGTTGGAAAAGGCAATAGCACTGTTGGCATCCAGTGAAAAAGAAGCTGAAGATTCCGATGACCTTGAAGCGTTAGGAACTAGTTTGGGAAATAGAGCTGCTTTTCTAACTCGCCAAGGGAAGTATGAGGAAGCTTATCCAGTTTTCAAACGAGTGTTTGATATTCGAGTAAAACAAAATGATAGCGTTGGTCTCGGATATGTTTATCTGGACCTGGCAGAATATCAGCTTCACAAAGGCAACCTCCCCGAAGCCATCCGACTGGTTGAAGAATCCACAAAAATCAGAGAGGCTATTGGAGATCGAAATGGCGTAGCAATCAATACGGTGATCAAAGGAGAAAACTATTTTCAAACGGGCAACTATAAGCAAGCCATTCCATACTTTGAGCAAACGATCGAACTCGCCAGTGAAATCGGGTATACGGACTTGATTCGATTCAGCTATGACATGTTACAGCAGTCTCATATAAAACTCAAGAATTACGAAAAAGCCTACGAGAGCCTTTCAAAAAACCGGGTTTTTAGCGACAGTATTTTCAATGTGGAAAGAAGCAAAGCTTTACTGGAAATGGAAACAAAATACGAAACAGAAAAGAAGGAAAAGCAAATTGCACAACAAGAGGTCGTTTTAACTTCCCAAGAAGCAGCGTTACTTCAAAATCGAATTTTATTCATTGCTTCAGTTTTTGCACTAGGCCTCCTGCTGATCATTTTATTGCTTTGGCAGAATAAAACACGCAAAAAGCAACAATTGACCCTCCAAAAGGAAAAGCTCAAATCAAGGGAAGCCGAAATAAACGCAACCATTTCCTCTCAGGAAAAAGAACGGTCTCGATACGCCCGGGACCTGCATGACGGATTCGGCCAAATGATTTCCATATTAAACATGAATCTGGCTAATCTGAAAAGTGGCGCCAAACCAGACGAACGGCAACAAGTATTTGAAGCCTCCGAGAAAATCATCGAAGATATGTACGGTGAATTAAAAAATATTTGCTTTGACCTGATGCCTCAGACCTTAATCAGAGGTGGATTGGCAAGTGCGTTGGAAGAATTTATCCAACGTGTCAATTCATCTTCAGAAGCACTTCATGTAGAACTAAATGTTTTTGGGCTCGAAGAACGAATCTCAGAGATCCAGGAGATTTCACTCTTCCGTATATCGCAGGAGTGGATCAACAACATTTTGAAATACTCAGATGCAAAAAAGATCACGCTGCAAATCACTAAAGATGAGGAAGAAATCACCTTAATGATTGAAGATGATGGAAAAGGGTTCAACAAAAACTTGCTCCTTTCCGGAAAAGGAAATGGCTGGAAAAATCTCAACACACGAACCAATTTGATCCAAGGACACCTGGAACTTGAAACACAACCTGAGCGTCGTGGAAATACTTTGATTGTGAATGCTCCTGCTGAGGTCAGCAGAGATAATGTATTAAACCTCTCGACTAATTTTTCTTAAATCCGTAGGGACAATGAAGGCAGCCGTTTTTGCAACAATAGCCTCTTTTCTTATGATAGGACGCATTAAACACCATTAAGCCCTGCTCATTGAAATAATAGTCTGAGGGCTCTAGTTTGATCTCTTCTTTTTTCGCACGCTTGTTCATCGACTTCTCCGGCTAATCCTGCTAACTTTGCGGTTTGCTTTCAAATTAATAGCGGGCAAAGATCTTATTTAGTTCCTAAAAAAGAAGATATTATGTCAACTTCAACATTGACCAGCCAGGACCTCATCGCTTTGGAGGAAAAGCATGGAGCACACAACTATCATCCCCTTCCGGTTGTGTTGTCCAGAGGTGAAGGCGTTTACGTTTGGGACGTAGAAGGAAAACAGTATTATGACTTCCTTTCTGCTTATAGTGCCGTCAATCAGGGGCATTGTCATCCAAAGATCGTTTCTGCACTGACCAATCAGGCGGAGACACTAGCCTTGACATCACGGGCCTTTCACAGTGATGTGC
Coding sequences within:
- a CDS encoding DUF4331 family protein, yielding MKFRQIFFAVLVCIVAFSCKDDNDTIQIEANAGSDLTGTIESLIMLDGSGTEGTTLSYQWEVTSPSGASVNVNDATMATASFRATEVGTYDVLLTVTTGGVNSTDELAVVISNVSYAQEDIMGRPGINTVFNFFSDEDKDAYNKLVPSEGSANAEHFKGILNTLQTYIGLDAAAYTNVLGLDNETTASVLSVDVLNCNKEASSTYGPSDLGNIELFNNVLNGRRLQDDVIDVTLILAFFGDGNTGNELVPGLISDNVQANDKEFLNTFPYLATPH
- a CDS encoding DUF4331 family protein — protein: MKKFLGLMGLFALSVGIYVMAADHIDAPAVGSLTTGSASVDITDFYAFQSPSDEDNYVFVGNVNGFLGPEATADASFDENVMYEINIDTNEDNVEDLVIQVLFRDDKVIALGPVAPTSTGNNSSVVSTTMRVEGDVTPYGETAIVSSANGMKLFAGPRDDSFFMDFFKFVAIVQGVGGAENPPTAFDNPGQDAFAGTNVLSFVIELPKDLIGGSSVTKFNTWLTSNKSI
- a CDS encoding anti-sigma factor, which translates into the protein MLNLDDYIKSGILEEYAMGLLPEDQAEEVFRMAQIHPRVKREIQRIEQTLKHLSFSYGVKPPVGLGPLIQAKVISGGARLSKKPSIPRPQLLAYASAAMMFLFLALVLSLYLNTRSDLNEIARGTNFELTQLRSQNEELARQLKQANNLAIQRTRLVTANDEQQYAWVYTGQNELLVCTSYLPSPPENQQYQLWSIVQGQTMNSGVIPLQSTGAMSSLTRYTGTGQYAITIEPIGGSRKPTLDKIIVSGGVIETKF
- a CDS encoding sigma-70 family RNA polymerase sigma factor, whose amino-acid sequence is MPIAATKRDRDADLLGSIAEGDTDAFANLYSDYSKALFGSIYKVIGDRLLAEEILQDTFMKIWMNIHRYDPKKGALYTWMFNIARNLTIDRMRSSEYFKRSVTSTFEQEDEQMDNRLGGEEMHLFTNDILNQLPETQSMVLDLMYFQGFTSEDISKEFAIPLGTVKSRIRGGLIKLRKLYGIL
- a CDS encoding sigma 54-interacting transcriptional regulator, encoding MSKIDSENEDDSAEGKLKRLSRAISLSSLGIWEYDIKANQVWWSEEVYNIYDMDLQSDVPTLDKVFDHATPEEKEEIESIINQAIATGKEYVVDCRIKTKLGKYKYVNAIGKPHYDSTGELTHLFGTVMDITDRREKQQQFRFADFTLKSVSDGIYWIDANAKFIQANPGAANMLGYEIDELAGLSGKDINPDFNEQKSKEYWKITKEKGTFTFETEHRRKNGEMVPVEITNNVFNFEGQEYRVSIVRDITERKKREKEILESLEEVRQLRDQLQQENIYLRKEVKIDFDVANIITENPQLQEVLLQARQVSETDATVLITGESGTGKELMARAIHNLSNRRSRAMIKVNCASLPESLIESELFGHEKGSFTGALQQKMGRFELANGGTLFLDEIGELPPSIQVKLLRVLQEREFERVGGTTTVKVDVRIIAATNKNLEEEVAEGKFREDLYYRINVFPLPTIALRDRPEDIPPLVRYFIDKYSRKSGKEIDRISKKAMEALQQYTWPGNVRELENIMERAVILSTGKVIDAGAWLPKSKMIPSRQVKSLEQMEKDYLKEILEMTHGKISGPDGAAKLLEVNQNTLYSRLKKHGMLP
- a CDS encoding TraX family protein, with translation MNETSGNLNTDFLKLIGIITMVIDHFGKVFYEDNIWFQLIGRITFPIFAYCLVIGFLRTKDLSRYFLRLFTFSVISQPIYTWLFGYPWSDLNIFFTLILGLFSIHGIRSKQWVLVAIAHLVPIFLKIDYGVAGIVLIDLIYVFRKSRTWSIIWLIVLFVSQLFINITEILQHLMLHQELVIEPNPSLNVFGLLSIPLLYIHINLRITVKRSVFYVFYPLHLFVLLIMKNLYNLLS
- a CDS encoding tetratricopeptide repeat protein — translated: MKKYQLVLLVLVVIFFDAISQSPFQKAANLTGQEFVDYVNENYYQLYSTNFDSAILLTHEAKSISLENGWVEKAAYASLYNGVINFLRGDYEKAISSYQYAEKTFDSLNNTSGLARTHNEMAVYFHKNGQLEKAIALLASSEKEAEDSDDLEALGTSLGNRAAFLTRQGKYEEAYPVFKRVFDIRVKQNDSVGLGYVYLDLAEYQLHKGNLPEAIRLVEESTKIREAIGDRNGVAINTVIKGENYFQTGNYKQAIPYFEQTIELASEIGYTDLIRFSYDMLQQSHIKLKNYEKAYESLSKNRVFSDSIFNVERSKALLEMETKYETEKKEKQIAQQEVVLTSQEAALLQNRILFIASVFALGLLLIILLLWQNKTRKKQQLTLQKEKLKSREAEINATISSQEKERSRYARDLHDGFGQMISILNMNLANLKSGAKPDERQQVFEASEKIIEDMYGELKNICFDLMPQTLIRGGLASALEEFIQRVNSSSEALHVELNVFGLEERISEIQEISLFRISQEWINNILKYSDAKKITLQITKDEEEITLMIEDDGKGFNKNLLLSGKGNGWKNLNTRTNLIQGHLELETQPERRGNTLIVNAPAEVSRDNVLNLSTNFS
- a CDS encoding DUF5522 domain-containing protein produces the protein MNKRAKKEEIKLEPSDYYFNEQGLMVFNASYHKKRGYCCKNGCLHCPYGFKKN